The Salmo salar chromosome ssa06, Ssal_v3.1, whole genome shotgun sequence genome window below encodes:
- the LOC106607582 gene encoding integrator complex subunit 7: MSLSTARSFLSEAGYGEQELDANSALMELDKGLRSGKLGEQCEAVVLFPKLFQKYPFPILINSAFLKLADIFRLGNNFLRLCVLKVTQQSEKHLEKILNVDEFVKRVFSVIHSNDPVARAITLRMLGSLATIIPERKNAHHSVHQSLDSHDNVEVEAAIFASACFSAQSKDFAAGICNKISEMIQGLDTPVDLKLKLIPMLQHMHHNASLASSSRELLQQLVTSYPSTPMVIVTLHTFTQLAASSLIDIPKQLQLLLQYLKEDPRKAVKRLAIQDLKLLAKKAPHLWNRKNTQTLCECALSSPYNSLKLGMLSVLSTLSGTIAIKQYFNPGTGGASAPPRLTDLVKLVQECCYHSNLAVAAHGVTVLANIAISCPEKDMMQLEQDTVMGLESLLVLCSQDDSPRAQATLKTALTSLVQLLKSRPHLSQSAVEFLLCQLHLARDPSRVLMCHALAAIATQLPVLGESMLGDLVDLYRVASHSSTDKQQELLVSLATVVFVASQSSLSAEVKTVIKQQLENVANGWTVYCIARQASRMGCHEFSSELYQSLRTRVASEHFYFWLNSLKEFSQAEQCLNGLEDGDYSAAMTAIAEALRSYQKGIASLTAASTPLSPLSYQCDFVKLRIDTLQGLSQLICTCNSLKTSPPPAIATTIALTSGNELQRCGRIAMQMRVSMDEFRSLAARYADLYQSSFDADSATLRNVELQQQSCLLVSHVIEALILDPHSASFQDYGTLGSVQTESEYERRMMSVFNHVLEEVEGLSRKHPPVSYLHTGCLCDAVIALLKVPLSFQRYFFQKLQSTSIKLALSPSPRTPTEPIPVQNNQQLTLKVEGVVQHGSTPGLFRKIQSVCLNVSSTLQSKTGGPEYKIPLDSNTNEIEQRVEPHNDYFSTQFLLNFSILGSHTVNVEASVVDESGIEWKTGPKTTVSVKSLEDPYAQQLRHNQQQQQAQQARSETAPAPQRSSVYARFQ; the protein is encoded by the exons ATGTCGCTTTCTACTGCACGGTCATTCTTGTCAGAGGCCGGTTATGGGGAACAAGAATTGGATGCAAATTCAGCTCTCATGGAGTTGGACAAAG GTTTGCGGTCTGGGAAGCTTGGGGAACAATGTGAAGCAGTGGTCCTCTTCCCCAAACTCTTCCAGAAGTACCCTTTCCCCATCCTCATCAACTCTGCTTTTCTGAAACTGGCAGACATCTTCAGGCTTGG GAACAACTTTCTGCGCCTCTGTGTGTTGAAGGTGACTCAACAGAGCGAGAAGCACCTGGAGAAGATCCTTAACGTGGACGAGTTTGTCAAGAGGGTCTTCTCTGTCATCCACAGCAATGACCCTGTGGCCAGAGCCATCACTCTCCG gaTGCTTGGCAGTTTGGCCACTATCATCCCGGAAAGGAAGAATGCCCATCACAGCGTTCACCAAAGTCTGGACTCTCATGACAACGTCGAAGTAGAGGCAGCCATTTTTGCATCGGCCTGCTTTTCTGCACAGTCGAA AGACTTTGCAGCTGGGATTTGCAACAAAATCAGTGAAATGATTCAAG GTCTGGACACCCCAGTGGACCTGAAACTGAAGCTGATCCCTATGCTGCAGCACATGCACCACAATGCCAGCCTGGCCTCTAGCAGCCGAGAGCTGCTGCAGCAGCTGGTCAcctcctacccctccacccccaTGGTCATTGTCACCCTGCACACCTTCACCCAGCTGGCCGCCTCCTCGCTCATTGACATTCCCAAACAG TTACAGCTGCTTCTCCAATATCTGAAGGAGGACCCCAGGAAAGCAGTCAAGAGACTGGCTATCCAGGACTTAAAGCTCCTGGCTAAAAAAGCCCCCCATCTCTGGAACAGAAAAAACACTCAG ACCCTGTGTGAGTGTGCCCTGAGTAGCCCTTACAACAGCCTGAAGCTGGGCATGCTGTCCGTCCTCTCAACCCTCTCTGGAACCATCGCCATCAAACAGTACTTCAACCCTGGAACAG GTGGTGCTTCCGCCCCTCCCCGGCTCACTGACCTGGTTAAGCTGGTGCAGGAATGCTGTTACCACAGCAACCTGGCCGTTGCTGCCCATGGAGTCACTGTGCTCGCTAACATCGCTATTTCATGTCCAGAGAAAG ACATGATGCAGCTGGAGCAGGACACAGTGATGGGGTTGGAGTCTCTGCTGGTGCTCTGCAGTCAGGACGACAGCCCCAGAGCTCAGGCCACACTCAAG ACGGCTCTCACGTCATTGGTCCAGCTGCTGAAGAGTCGCCCCCACCTCAGCCAATCAGCGGTGGAGTTCCTGCTGTGTCAGCTGCACTTGGCCCGCGACCCCTCCCGCGTGCTGATGTGCCACGCCCTGGCGGCCATCGCCACTCAGTTGCCTGTGTTAGGAGAGAGCATGCTGGGGGATCTTGTGGACCTCTACCGGGTGGCCAGCCACTCGTCCACTGACAAGCAGCAGGAGCTCCTG GTTTCCTTGGCGACTGTGGTGTTTGTGGCTAGCCAGTCGTCCCTGTCGGCAGAGGTGAAGACTGTGATCAAGCAGCAGCTGGAGAACGTGGCCAACGGCTGGACGGTGTACTGTATAGCCCGGCAGGCCTCGCGCATG GGTTGCCATGAGTTCTCCAGCGAGCTGTACCAGAGCTTGCGGACACGCGTGGCCTCCGAGCACTTCTACTTCTGGCTCAATAGTCTGAAGGAGTTCTCCCAGGCTGAGCAGTGTCTGAACGGCCTGGAGGACGGAGACTACAGCGCCGCCATGACGGCCATCGCCGAGGCCCTGCGCTCCTACCAGAAGGGCATCGCCTCCCTCACG GCTGCCAGCACGCCCCTAAGCCCACTGTCGTACCAGTGTGACTTTGTGAAACTGCGCATCGACACGCTCCAGGGCCTGTCCCAGCTCATCTGCACCTGCAACAGCCTGAAGACCAGCCCGCCCCCTGCCATTGCCACCACCATCGCCCTCACCTCAGGCAACGAGCTGCAGCGCTGCGGACGCATCGCCATGCAG ATGAGGGTGTCCATGGATGAGTTCCGGAGTCTTGCTGCCCGCTATGCTGACCTGTACCAATCCTCATTTGACGCTGACTCGGCCACCCTCCGTAACGTGGAACT ACAACAACAGAGCTGCTTGCTGGTCTCCCATGTCATCGAGGCTCTGATACTGGACCCACATTCAGCCAG TTTCCAGGACTATGGGACCCTGGGCTCagtacagacagagagcgagtatGAGAGGCGGATGATGTCCGTGTTCAACCACGTCCTGGAGGAAGTGGAGGGCCTAAGCAGGAAGCACCCTCCTGTCTCTTACCTG CACACAGGTTGTCTATGTGATGCGGTCATAGCTCTGCTCAAGGTCCCATTGTCCTTCCAGAGGTACTTCTTCCAGAAGCTTCAGTCAACCAGTATTAAG CTTGCTCTTTCCCCATCTCCTCGGACCCCGACCGAGCCAATCCCAGTGCAGAACAACCAACAGCTGACTTTGAAGGTGGAAGGCGTGGTGCAGCATGGCTCCACCCCCGGACTGTTCCGCAAAATTCAGTCTGTCTGCCTCAACGTCAGCTCCACTCTTCAGAGCAAGACTGGTGGACCCGAATACAAG ATTCCACTGGACAGCAACACCAACGAAATTGAGCAGCGGGTGGAGCCGCACAATGACTACTTCAGCACCCAGTTCTTGCTCAACTTCTCCATCCTGGGCAGCCACACGGTCAACGTGGAGGCCTCAGTTGTGGACGAGAGCGGCATCGAGTGGAAGACCGGGCCCAAGACCACTGTGTCGGTCAAGTCCCTGGAGGACCCTTACGCCCAGCAGCTCCGCCAcaaccagcagcagcaacagGCACAGCAGGCTAGGTCCGAGACAGCCCCGGCCCCCCAGAGGAGTAGTGTATACGCCCGCTTCCAGTGA
- the LOC106607583 gene encoding denticleless protein homolog, whose translation MLFRSIIDRGVRKRRRNDLSPKYPLSSLLDGYQCARYDEHISYGNMGVAVPPFGCAFSTAQGLQSVFAVANEEGVLRLYNTDNRQSPVLKEWMAHENAVFDLAWVPGEASLVTASGDQMAKLWDVTSGELLGSFKGHQCSLKSVAFTQQEKAVFCTGGRDGNIMVWDTRCSKKDGFYRQVKQISGAHNKMDRNTPNTKKRRPGTRGMAPSVDSQQSVTVVLFRDAHTLISSGAVDGIIKMWDLRKNYTAYHHDPIPLQVYPYPGSSTRKLGYSGLVLDSTGSNLFSNCIDDNIYMFNVSGLKTTPVAVFGGHLNSSFYVKSTVSPDDQFLASGSSDHHAYIWKISDPKQAPMMLQGHNQEVTSIAWCPTDFTKIASCSDDNTVRIWRLDRGTDGAKSSLGEANLVGWACPKPATTVSIPRPLNHVESTPAKSPRAGSLGAPSSPQPAACAPSTSDVPLPSSTTTASTLQAQGAKATLLRQKTPSSIRNWFSQTPGSPWEQVTSPLHLVLSPQSPTGTPPSERRAKRRLETGDCGAAGGCEGTGECNCVTALYPAAKISRGLAGVCCPSQEPPQAGTERSEAWGGADLQVEDPSTQADKENHSPGGADWLSVMSQRLRKGVGNTSSIPRSPSACKRRDGRMPTSPAMRSPSQAMRSPRSMQKISSFFQQKTLE comes from the exons ATGCTTTTTCGCTCCATTATTGACAGAGGAGTCCGTAAACGGAGGCGCAATG ACCTCAGCCCAAAGTACCCGTTGTCCTCTCTGCTGGACGGCTACCAGTGTGCACGGTATGATGAACACATCTCATACGGGAACATGGGGGTAGCCGTGCCCCCTTTTGGATGCGCCTTCTCTACAG CTCAAGGGCTGCAGAGTGTATTTGCTGTGGCCAACGAGGAGGGTGTCTTGAGGCTCTACAACACAGATAACAGACAGAGTCCAGTCCTGAAAG AATGGATGGCACATGAGAATGCTGTCTTTGACCTTGCTTGGGTGCCAGGGGAGGCTAGCTTG GTGACTGCATCAGGTGATCAGATGGCCAAGCTGTGGGATGTGACATCTGGGGAACTCCTTGGCAGCTTCAAGGGGCACCAGTGCAGCCTCAAGTCTGTTGCATTCACACAGCAGGAGAAAG CTGTGTTTTGTACTGGGGGCCGAGATGGGAATATTATGGTCTGGGACACCAGGTGCAGCAAAAAAG ATGGATTCTACAGGCAGGTGAAGCAGATCAGCGGGGCTCACAATAAGATGGATAGAAACACACCTAACACGAAGAAGAGACGCCCAGGCACACGCGGCATGGCCCCCTCTGTG GACTCCCAGCAGAGTGTCACCGTGGTGCTGTTCCGGGATGCACACACCCTCATCTCTTCAGGAGCTGTTGATGG GATAATCAAGATGTGGGACCTTCGGAAAAACTACACTGCATACCACCACGACCCCATACCACTCCAGGTGTACCCATACCCAGGCTCCAGCACACGGAAGCTAG GTTACTCTGGGCTGGTGTTGGACTCCACCGGCTCCAACCTGTTCTCCAACTGCATCGACGACAACATCTACATGTTCAACGTCAGTGGATTGAAAACCACTCCAG TGGCAGTCTTCGGTGGTCACCTCAACTCCTCGTTTTACGTGAAGTCCACTGTTAGCCCAGATGACCAGTTCCTGGCTAGTGGCTCAAGTGACCATCATGCATACATCTGGAAG ATCTCTGACCCAAAGCAGGCTCCTATGATGCTTCAGGGCCATAACCAGGAAGTGACCTCCATAGCGTGGTGCCCCACAGATTTCACCAAG ATTGCTTCCTGCTCTGACGACAACACCGTACGGATCTGGCGTCTGGACAGGGGGACGGATGGAGCAAAGTCCTCTCTCGGAGAGGCCAATCTGGTGGGCTGGGCGTGTCCTAAACCTGCCACCACCGTGTCCATTCCAA gGCCTTTGAACCACGTGGAGTCCACCCCAGCCAAGAGTCCCCGGGCAGGGAGTCTGGGGGCCCCGTCCTCCCCCCAGCCTGCCGCCTGCGCCCCCAGTACATCCGACGTgcctctaccctccagcaccaccaCCGCCTCCACCCTTCAGGCCCAGGGTGCAAAGGCCACCCTCCTACGCCAGAAAACACCCTCCTCTATCAGGAACTGGTTTTCCCAAACCCCCGGGTCTCCTTGGGAACAggtcacctctcctctccacctggtGCTCAGCCCCCAGAGCCCAACCggtactcctccctcggagaggAGGGCCAAGCGCCGACTGGAGACGGGTGACTGTGGGGCAGCAGGGGGCTGCGAAGGTACAGGGGAGTGCAACTGCGTTACAGCGCTCTACCCCGCAGCCAAGATCAGCCGGGGACTGGCAGGTGTGTGCTGCCCCAGCCAGGAGCCACCTCAGGCGGGCACAGAGAGGAGTGAGGCCTGGGGAGGAGCGGACCTCCAGGTGGAGGACCCATCCACACAGGCAGACAAGGAGAACCACTCTCCAGGTGGGGCAGACTGGTTGTCAGTGATGAGTCAGAGGCTGAGGAAAGGTGTGGGAAACACCAGCAGCATTCCCAGAAGCCCCAGTGCCTGCAAGAGGCGAGATGGCAGGATGCCCACCTCACCG gcAATGCGCTCTCCCTCCCAGGCAATGCGTTCACCACGATCCATGCAGAAAATATCCTCCTTCTTCCAGCAAAAGACTTTGGAGTAA